One Tolypothrix bouteillei VB521301 DNA window includes the following coding sequences:
- a CDS encoding surface-adhesin E family protein — protein MKRFFYKGILAIAATITLNNPFPAQANDDKLWIPVNNRTDGSTYLDVNSITPKGNTKTFWLYATVNKPTPQGWSKILAQGVANCSTKYTTYRQAKVYDSQDKLLKSVPLQALNKELIATPGALTRDIADFVCGLN, from the coding sequence ATGAAACGCTTTTTTTACAAAGGTATTTTAGCGATCGCTGCTACCATTACCCTAAATAACCCTTTTCCAGCCCAAGCGAACGATGATAAACTCTGGATACCCGTTAACAATAGAACAGATGGGTCTACTTATTTAGATGTTAACAGTATTACCCCTAAAGGTAATACAAAAACCTTTTGGCTCTACGCAACCGTCAATAAACCAACGCCTCAAGGATGGTCTAAAATATTAGCCCAAGGAGTTGCTAATTGCAGTACCAAATATACTACATACAGACAAGCAAAAGTGTACGACAGCCAAGATAAATTATTAAAATCAGTTCCACTTCAAGCGCTTAATAAGGAGTTGATTGCGACCCCAGGTGCTTTAACTAGGGATATTGCAGATTTTGTTTGTGGTTTAAACTGA
- a CDS encoding serine/threonine-protein kinase — translation MLQEINPGTLVNNRYQVQKVLGQGGFGRTYLAFDVQRFDEACVLKEFVPENTKEDLVRKSRELFEREAKILYQINHPQIPKFLAWLTEEDRLFIVQEYIQGKTYSELLYDRLSQQKVPFSEAEVIQWLQDLLPVLTYIHLQNIIHRDISLDNVMFSNKQSKPVLIDFGVVKEKVTEIFSTTEHNASPFARGSIVGKVGYSPPEQIYMGQCYPCSDIYALGVSALVLLTGKMPNLLIDYLTLKWQWRSHISISEPLGKILDKMLAEQPAQRYQSAREVLSALQSMVLGYTMTNEPTRTLGIPPLNLKRDTSTKTPINPEFLELCRQELTRSVGPFASLLLEEVLTRFPNINCSQLVEALMAEIPHPQRAEEFRKRMKLE, via the coding sequence ATGTTACAAGAAATTAACCCAGGAACTTTAGTTAACAATCGCTACCAAGTCCAGAAAGTTTTAGGACAAGGGGGCTTTGGGAGAACTTACCTAGCATTCGATGTCCAGCGGTTTGATGAAGCTTGTGTTCTTAAAGAATTTGTCCCGGAAAATACAAAAGAAGATTTGGTTCGTAAATCCCGCGAATTATTTGAGCGGGAAGCTAAAATTTTGTACCAAATTAACCATCCCCAAATTCCCAAGTTTCTTGCTTGGTTAACTGAGGAAGATCGACTCTTTATCGTCCAGGAGTACATTCAAGGTAAAACCTACTCCGAACTCTTGTACGATCGTCTTTCTCAGCAAAAAGTACCGTTTTCTGAAGCTGAGGTTATTCAGTGGCTGCAAGATTTATTACCAGTACTGACATACATTCACCTGCAAAATATTATTCATAGAGACATTTCACTAGATAATGTCATGTTCTCGAACAAACAGTCCAAACCTGTACTGATTGATTTTGGAGTCGTTAAAGAGAAGGTCACTGAAATTTTCTCTACAACCGAGCACAATGCTTCTCCCTTTGCTCGAGGTTCCATAGTGGGGAAAGTGGGTTATTCGCCACCGGAACAAATTTATATGGGACAGTGCTATCCCTGTAGCGATATTTATGCCTTGGGAGTAAGTGCGCTTGTTCTTCTGACAGGAAAAATGCCCAATTTATTAATTGATTATCTCACCTTGAAGTGGCAATGGCGTTCCCATATTAGTATCAGCGAGCCATTAGGTAAGATACTGGACAAAATGCTAGCAGAGCAACCAGCACAACGATATCAGTCAGCTCGTGAAGTATTGTCTGCACTCCAATCAATGGTATTGGGATATACCATGACTAATGAACCTACCCGAACTCTGGGAATTCCTCCGCTAAATTTGAAAAGAGACACTTCGACAAAAACTCCTATTAATCCAGAGTTTTTAGAACTTTGCCGTCAAGAACTGACCCGTTCTGTAGGACCATTTGCCAGTCTTCTTCTTGAAGAGGTTTTGACCCGATTTCCTAACATAAACTGCAGTCAACTTGTAGAAGCTTTGATGGCAGAAATTCCTCACCCACAAAGAGCGGAAGAATTTAGAAAGCGAATGAAACTAGAATGA
- a CDS encoding SagB/ThcOx family dehydrogenase codes for MPELRQSIAQHYHERTKYDPQTIASKNKGLDWSQQPVPFKEYKIGSVFDLRPYIQEKPEAFAGNPESQWWQRLARLLFCSYGLTARMPSMGSAVYLRAAPSAGGLYPAEMYVVSRGTPLLPPGLYNYQCRTHALMHYWESDVWQKLQEACFWHPALEATQLAIVLTAIFHRSAWRYEDRAYRRIFLDTGHLLGNIELAGAITDYHPHPIGGFIDEQVNELLYIDTLHEGAIAVLPLADLLDIKQNLPTGRTTLPSATETNFPHIPDGELLKYFHRATEIKPGTTGKLNLPTVKQEKSLEDKYNFPFCEKISTVSHPINWGEKLEGLEVTILKRRSTRAYSGEDLTFDELKALLDFTYQHENYIYQGFDNSVDYFDLNLIETFIAVSGVKGLETGCYYYAPKAQELRQIRFKNFRKELHFLCLGQELGRDAAAVVFHTADLKSAVAQYGDRVYRYLHMDAGHLGQRLNLAAIRLGLGVSGIGGFFDDRVNEVLGIPGDEAVLYMTTLGRPR; via the coding sequence ATGCCGGAATTACGCCAATCCATCGCTCAGCACTACCACGAACGTACTAAGTATGACCCTCAGACCATTGCCTCTAAAAATAAGGGGTTGGATTGGTCTCAGCAACCAGTCCCATTTAAAGAGTACAAAATTGGCTCTGTTTTTGACCTGAGACCGTACATTCAAGAAAAGCCAGAAGCATTTGCTGGTAACCCAGAAAGTCAGTGGTGGCAAAGGCTTGCACGGTTGCTATTTTGCAGTTATGGGTTAACAGCAAGAATGCCTTCTATGGGAAGTGCTGTGTATCTTCGTGCTGCACCTAGCGCGGGGGGCTTGTATCCTGCGGAGATGTACGTAGTGTCTCGCGGAACGCCGTTGTTACCTCCCGGTCTGTATAATTATCAGTGCCGAACTCATGCTTTAATGCATTATTGGGAAAGTGATGTGTGGCAGAAATTGCAGGAAGCTTGTTTTTGGCACCCCGCTTTGGAAGCAACTCAACTGGCAATTGTGCTCACTGCCATTTTCCATCGCTCGGCATGGCGTTATGAAGACAGGGCTTACCGACGAATTTTTTTGGATACAGGACATCTCTTGGGAAATATTGAGTTAGCCGGAGCTATTACTGACTATCACCCCCACCCCATCGGTGGTTTTATTGATGAACAAGTGAACGAACTGCTTTATATCGATACGTTACATGAAGGTGCGATCGCAGTTCTTCCCCTAGCAGATTTACTCGATATCAAGCAGAACTTACCTACAGGACGCACGACTTTACCTTCCGCCACAGAGACGAATTTTCCTCACATTCCTGATGGAGAATTGCTGAAATATTTTCATCGCGCCACAGAAATCAAACCAGGTACAACAGGTAAGCTCAATTTACCGACAGTCAAGCAAGAAAAGTCTTTAGAAGATAAATACAACTTTCCTTTCTGCGAAAAAATTTCTACTGTAAGCCACCCTATTAATTGGGGGGAAAAGCTAGAGGGGTTAGAAGTGACTATTTTGAAGAGACGATCTACCCGCGCCTACAGTGGTGAGGATTTAACTTTTGACGAACTGAAAGCTTTACTTGATTTTACTTATCAACATGAAAATTACATTTACCAAGGTTTTGATAATTCAGTCGATTACTTTGACCTAAATTTAATAGAAACATTTATTGCTGTATCTGGGGTCAAAGGGCTAGAAACAGGCTGTTACTATTACGCACCAAAAGCACAAGAATTACGACAAATTCGTTTTAAAAACTTTAGAAAAGAACTCCACTTTCTCTGCTTGGGACAGGAGTTAGGGCGAGATGCAGCAGCTGTTGTTTTTCATACAGCAGATTTAAAATCAGCAGTTGCTCAGTATGGCGATCGCGTTTACCGATATTTACATATGGATGCGGGTCATTTAGGACAAAGGTTAAATTTAGCAGCGATTCGCCTTGGTTTAGGAGTCAGTGGTATTGGTGGTTTTTTTGACGATCGAGTCAATGAAGTGTTAGGGATTCCTGGCGATGAAGCAGTTTTATACATGACAACCTTGGGAAGACCTAGATAA
- a CDS encoding DUF4349 domain-containing protein has protein sequence MYKKLHSLIAILSLLAGGIIFTGCAAAPEMSGGAPPSNVPLQEEAPANDVSTDSSATAQAAQVRSRPQLIKKASMTVVVDSVDKSLEIVSQLINKQQGDLIGLEEQQPKVEYTRHTATIQMRVPQNLLEPTLDELAKLGNVENRTITAEDVGNQIVDIQARLSNLRKTESNLQKIMDKAGSVRDVLSVAKELNNVRESIERIDAQLKNLQNQVAYSTITLNLAAAVSAKATQPAFGLQVQEAWNNSTHSLGEFTVGLLKLGIWLLVYSPYLLVLVAAGYGLTRWRRNSQRLLRTPDSSHPDRR, from the coding sequence ATGTATAAAAAATTACATAGTTTAATAGCGATTTTGAGTTTGCTAGCGGGAGGAATCATTTTTACTGGCTGTGCGGCTGCACCTGAAATGAGCGGAGGCGCACCACCAAGCAATGTTCCGCTTCAAGAGGAAGCCCCTGCTAATGACGTCAGTACTGATTCATCCGCTACAGCCCAAGCAGCGCAAGTCCGTTCTCGCCCGCAACTTATTAAAAAAGCATCAATGACAGTTGTGGTCGATTCTGTAGACAAAAGTTTAGAGATTGTCTCCCAACTTATTAACAAACAACAGGGAGATTTAATTGGATTGGAAGAACAACAGCCAAAAGTTGAATATACTCGCCATACCGCAACAATACAAATGCGAGTTCCTCAAAACTTGTTAGAACCTACCTTAGATGAGTTAGCTAAATTGGGCAATGTAGAAAATCGTACCATCACGGCTGAAGATGTGGGTAACCAAATTGTTGATATTCAAGCAAGGTTAAGTAATCTGCGGAAAACAGAAAGTAATTTGCAAAAAATTATGGATAAAGCTGGTTCTGTCAGAGATGTCTTAAGCGTGGCTAAAGAACTTAACAATGTCCGAGAATCTATAGAGCGAATTGATGCTCAGCTAAAAAACTTACAAAATCAAGTTGCTTACTCTACAATTACTTTAAATTTAGCAGCAGCAGTTTCTGCCAAGGCAACGCAACCCGCTTTTGGTTTGCAAGTACAAGAAGCTTGGAATAATTCTACTCACTCTTTGGGAGAATTTACTGTTGGTTTGCTGAAATTGGGTATCTGGTTGCTTGTCTACAGCCCCTATTTGTTGGTTCTGGTAGCGGCTGGCTATGGTTTGACTCGCTGGAGACGAAATTCTCAACGTTTGCTACGGACACCCGATAGTTCTCATCCGGATAGAAGATAA
- a CDS encoding sulfite exporter TauE/SafE family protein yields the protein MSVGSILILAVIFLIASIISTIAGSTSLITVPVMLEFGVDPRIAIATNMLALTFMSVGGTLPFFGKGIIKTGRLPLLIFLTLIGSILGALLVIIVPSKSMPLIISLSTIAVAIFSVTNRNAGLVPVEGIPSPIAEITGYIATFILGIYGGFFSGGYVTLLTAVCVMLFRMTFVEAIATTKLINIFSSLIATLIFMKQGLIDYQLGVILGGVMFIGGAIGGRMTLKLSNVWLQRIYLTVVAILAIVTLRKSQQQHHSDNRNFVTSVAGLSTAFWLLYPSTKYKQFSSMWNREIL from the coding sequence ATGAGTGTTGGCTCAATACTTATTCTTGCTGTAATTTTTTTGATAGCTAGCATTATTAGCACGATCGCGGGTAGCACTTCCCTCATTACCGTACCAGTCATGCTTGAGTTTGGAGTCGATCCGCGTATTGCCATTGCTACTAATATGCTGGCATTAACCTTTATGAGTGTTGGTGGAACACTACCTTTTTTTGGTAAGGGAATAATTAAGACTGGACGGTTACCATTGCTGATATTCTTGACGCTCATTGGCTCGATTTTAGGAGCTTTACTTGTTATTATTGTTCCCTCAAAATCAATGCCACTTATTATTTCTCTCTCTACGATCGCAGTCGCTATATTTTCAGTCACCAACCGCAATGCAGGACTAGTTCCAGTAGAGGGAATACCTTCACCAATAGCAGAAATTACAGGCTATATAGCTACCTTTATACTTGGTATTTATGGTGGCTTTTTTAGTGGAGGTTACGTAACTCTACTTACAGCCGTCTGTGTAATGTTATTTCGCATGACTTTTGTTGAAGCAATAGCGACGACTAAATTGATTAATATTTTTTCCTCACTTATAGCTACCCTTATTTTCATGAAACAAGGGTTAATAGATTACCAACTTGGAGTCATTCTTGGTGGGGTCATGTTTATAGGTGGTGCGATCGGAGGTCGTATGACTCTTAAATTAAGCAATGTTTGGTTGCAACGAATTTATCTAACAGTAGTTGCTATCTTGGCGATCGTAACATTGCGAAAATCTCAGCAACAACATCACTCAGATAACAGGAATTTTGTGACTTCAGTTGCAGGTTTAAGTACTGCTTTTTGGCTCTTGTACCCCTCGACAAAATACAAACAATTTAGTTCTATGTGGAATAGGGAGATACTATAA
- a CDS encoding aldo/keto reductase — METKQLGKTGVSVSAIGLGAMPMSLSSRPPESESIEVIHHALDLGITFIDTADSYCKDESDKHHSERLIHKALQTYKGAGNSVVIATKGGLMRPNGSWTRNGEPKHLEETIRVSFEALGGEKPIDVWQYHAPDTNYTIEESLAPAKKAVEAGMIRFVGVSNFSVEQIKRARDIVDVVSVQNQYNPWYRQPEVDGVLEYCEQESLTFLPWSPFGGSRRHQGLADFPTIAKIAKEKGVSVYCIVLAWLRSKSPSILPIPGASKVSSIEDSVRAVEVKLSNDEVQRIDRETAS; from the coding sequence ATGGAAACAAAACAGCTGGGAAAAACAGGTGTATCTGTTAGTGCAATTGGTTTGGGGGCTATGCCAATGTCACTCAGCAGTCGTCCTCCAGAGTCAGAGTCAATAGAAGTTATCCATCATGCGTTAGATTTGGGTATTACGTTCATTGATACGGCGGACTCCTACTGTAAGGACGAATCAGACAAGCACCACAGCGAACGATTGATTCATAAAGCATTGCAAACTTATAAAGGAGCTGGTAATTCCGTTGTCATTGCAACCAAAGGCGGTTTAATGCGTCCTAATGGAAGTTGGACTCGCAACGGGGAACCCAAGCACTTAGAGGAAACCATCCGTGTTAGCTTTGAGGCGTTGGGAGGAGAAAAACCCATTGATGTTTGGCAATATCACGCTCCCGATACAAACTACACCATTGAGGAATCTCTTGCACCAGCAAAAAAAGCAGTGGAGGCGGGTATGATTCGGTTTGTCGGAGTTTCCAACTTTTCCGTTGAACAAATCAAGCGAGCGCGGGACATAGTCGATGTTGTCTCCGTGCAAAACCAGTACAATCCTTGGTATCGCCAACCTGAAGTTGACGGAGTTTTGGAGTATTGCGAACAAGAAAGTTTGACATTTTTACCTTGGAGTCCCTTTGGAGGTAGCCGCCGACACCAGGGATTGGCTGATTTTCCCACCATTGCCAAAATAGCAAAAGAAAAAGGTGTATCGGTTTACTGTATTGTTTTAGCTTGGTTGCGTTCCAAGTCGCCCAGTATTTTACCAATTCCCGGTGCTAGTAAGGTTTCCAGCATTGAAGATTCAGTTCGTGCTGTGGAAGTGAAACTATCTAATGATGAAGTTCAAAGAATCGATCGAGAAACGGCATCATAA
- the ilvC gene encoding ketol-acid reductoisomerase, which produces MARMYYDEDANLDLLAGKTIAIIGYGSQGHAHALNLKDSGLNVIVGLYPGSKSVAKAEAAGLTVKNVADAAKAADLIMILLPDEVQKTIYKEEIEPHLEEGNVLLFAHGFNIHFGQVVPPPSVDVVMVAPKGPGHLVRRTYEQGQGVPALFAVYQNASGQARDRAMAYAKGIGGTRAGILETTFREETETDLFGEQSVLCGGLSALIKAGFETLVEAGYQPELAYFECLHEVKLIVDLIVEGGLAKMRDSISNTAEYGDYTRGPRIVNDQTKAEMRRILKEIQSGQFAREFVLENQAGKPGFTSMRRQEAEHPIEDVGKDLRAMFSWMKNG; this is translated from the coding sequence ATGGCCCGGATGTACTACGACGAAGATGCAAATTTAGACCTTTTGGCGGGAAAAACTATCGCTATTATTGGCTATGGTTCCCAAGGTCACGCCCACGCCCTCAACCTTAAAGATAGCGGTCTGAATGTAATTGTTGGACTATATCCGGGTAGTAAGTCGGTGGCAAAAGCTGAAGCTGCTGGATTGACCGTCAAGAATGTTGCTGACGCTGCTAAAGCTGCTGACTTGATTATGATTTTACTGCCAGATGAGGTGCAGAAAACTATTTACAAAGAAGAGATCGAACCTCATTTGGAAGAAGGAAACGTTTTATTGTTTGCTCACGGCTTCAACATTCACTTTGGTCAAGTCGTACCACCTCCTAGTGTGGATGTTGTTATGGTTGCACCCAAAGGACCCGGACATTTGGTACGTCGAACCTACGAACAGGGACAAGGGGTACCTGCTTTGTTCGCCGTATATCAAAATGCTAGCGGTCAAGCACGCGATCGCGCAATGGCATATGCCAAAGGTATTGGCGGTACTCGTGCGGGAATTCTGGAAACAACGTTCCGCGAAGAAACCGAAACCGATTTGTTTGGCGAACAATCTGTCTTGTGCGGTGGTTTAAGCGCCCTTATCAAAGCTGGTTTTGAAACTTTAGTGGAAGCAGGATATCAGCCAGAGTTAGCTTACTTTGAATGTCTCCATGAAGTTAAATTGATTGTTGACTTAATTGTGGAAGGTGGCTTAGCTAAAATGCGCGACAGCATTTCTAACACTGCTGAATATGGAGACTACACTCGCGGACCTCGGATTGTGAATGATCAAACCAAAGCAGAAATGCGCCGCATTCTCAAAGAAATTCAATCCGGTCAATTTGCACGAGAATTCGTTTTAGAAAACCAAGCTGGTAAACCGGGTTTTACCTCCATGCGCCGTCAAGAAGCCGAACATCCCATTGAAGATGTTGGCAAAGATTTACGAGCCATGTTTAGCTGGATGAAAAACGGCTAA
- a CDS encoding response regulator, with translation MIRLLLVDDQMIIRQGLKNLLESKPDLRVVGDAENGQRALEVMEDLARTSMQPDVVLMDVRMPVMDGVAATQVFSQRFPEVRILVLTTFDDDEYVTQAMRYGARGYVLKHTPLEELAIAIHAVHQGYTHMGPGLFEKAFAFPQEPQPVASPVPSEIAKLSPREKEVLRLIAMGYSNREIAHELYISERTVRNHVTSILSQLHLRDRTQAALFASTFLPYLGL, from the coding sequence ATAATTCGCTTGTTACTGGTAGACGACCAAATGATTATTCGTCAGGGTCTGAAAAATTTGCTTGAATCAAAACCAGATTTGCGGGTGGTGGGAGATGCTGAAAACGGTCAGCGGGCGCTTGAAGTGATGGAAGATCTTGCCCGTACATCAATGCAACCAGATGTTGTGTTGATGGATGTTAGAATGCCTGTGATGGATGGTGTAGCTGCAACTCAAGTTTTTTCTCAGCGGTTTCCTGAAGTTCGGATTTTGGTGTTGACGACTTTTGACGATGATGAATATGTGACGCAAGCAATGCGTTATGGGGCGAGGGGTTATGTTTTGAAGCATACTCCCCTTGAGGAGCTAGCAATTGCCATTCATGCAGTTCATCAAGGTTATACTCACATGGGACCGGGTCTTTTTGAAAAAGCTTTTGCTTTTCCTCAGGAACCCCAACCCGTAGCATCTCCCGTACCATCAGAAATAGCAAAACTGTCTCCTAGAGAAAAAGAAGTGTTGCGCTTAATTGCAATGGGATATAGCAACCGTGAGATTGCTCACGAGCTTTACATATCGGAACGGACAGTGAGAAATCACGTGACAAGTATTTTGAGCCAACTTCACTTGCGCGATCGCACTCAAGCTGCTTTGTTTGCTAGTACGTTTTTACCATATTTGGGACTTTAA
- a CDS encoding sensor histidine kinase, producing the protein MSRSLPPLRLMLYLEWLLLGMSTLTALLLPPIYPLQTSPWLTVLIIVVFGVMGLRLPTHKFTHKVVYTAVVLGIVFLPAVVSNYIRFIPMLGLIAVIRSCQMFKLWGRLIVAGLVYVSYLYIIIIRSQSMIFVRIPIGQPKPIAEQIATNTANLILNNAISFALTLAFVVLLVNAVLSERRSRQELAIAHEQLRQYALRIENQATLQERNRIAREIHDSLGHALTAQTIQLENALLLLPSNTDRAVEFLREAKQLAYQALQEVSRSVATLRADPLRGKSLESAISNLIQDFRNRTHLTPNWKVSLTSPLTSEVSITIYRILQEALTNISKHSAATQVTIQLQSQAGQLNLLVEDNGKGFNPKQNTTGFGLQGMRERAAALGGTFYIFSEPGKGCRIQVVIPVINSSVMYSESTAI; encoded by the coding sequence ATGTCACGTTCTCTGCCCCCTCTGCGCTTAATGTTATATCTGGAGTGGTTGCTTTTAGGCATGAGTACCTTAACTGCACTCCTGCTACCCCCGATTTACCCATTACAGACTTCCCCTTGGCTGACTGTTCTGATAATTGTGGTGTTTGGGGTTATGGGTTTGAGGTTACCAACTCACAAGTTCACTCACAAGGTGGTTTATACGGCTGTGGTATTGGGAATTGTTTTCCTCCCTGCTGTGGTGAGCAATTACATTCGCTTTATTCCCATGCTTGGGTTAATTGCAGTTATTCGCAGCTGCCAAATGTTTAAACTTTGGGGTCGATTGATTGTTGCTGGTTTAGTTTATGTTTCCTACCTTTATATTATTATCATCAGAAGTCAATCCATGATTTTTGTGAGAATTCCTATCGGACAACCAAAACCAATTGCAGAACAAATTGCCACAAATACGGCAAATTTGATCCTCAATAATGCGATTTCTTTTGCACTGACGCTAGCATTTGTAGTATTATTAGTTAATGCTGTTTTGTCAGAACGTAGAAGTCGCCAAGAACTCGCGATCGCTCACGAACAACTCCGTCAATACGCTTTGAGAATTGAAAACCAAGCGACTTTACAAGAGCGAAATCGCATTGCACGCGAGATTCATGACTCTTTAGGACATGCCTTAACTGCTCAAACAATTCAGTTAGAAAATGCTCTGTTGTTGTTACCGTCAAACACAGATAGAGCCGTAGAATTTTTAAGAGAAGCAAAACAACTAGCTTACCAAGCATTGCAAGAAGTTTCCCGTTCAGTAGCGACACTGAGAGCCGATCCTTTGCGTGGCAAATCGTTAGAAAGTGCAATTAGCAATCTTATTCAAGACTTTCGCAATAGAACTCACTTAACCCCAAACTGGAAAGTGAGTTTAACCTCTCCCTTAACATCTGAAGTCAGCATTACAATTTATCGCATTTTGCAGGAAGCACTGACCAACATATCAAAACACAGTGCTGCAACGCAGGTTACCATTCAATTACAATCTCAAGCCGGACAACTCAACTTGCTTGTAGAAGACAATGGTAAAGGTTTTAATCCAAAACAAAATACCACTGGTTTTGGGCTTCAGGGGATGCGAGAACGAGCTGCGGCTTTGGGCGGAACTTTCTATATTTTTAGTGAACCTGGGAAGGGATGCCGAATTCAAGTAGTTATTCCTGTAATAAATTCATCAGTGATGTATTCTGAATCCACAGCCATCTAA
- a CDS encoding efflux RND transporter periplasmic adaptor subunit yields MTEVKEASELNSSTRPWKETDSLKRRVKISIPKWAVALLILGLLGGGGYFGVQQFMMTQRQEFRRRIQTASVERTNLPVTIAANGTVKPERSINVSPKNSGVLKQLLVKEGDRIRQGQILAYMDDSNLRGQLTQAKGELANAQANLRLVLAGNRSEDIAKARSDVMKNEAQLLQAKSRLDLATSRVKRLQGPVSEGAVARDSLDEALTEERNAKDNIEQVRASLAVAREELAKQKNGSRPEEIDQARAQVLSAQGRLQTTQEQINDTIIRAPFAGVVTRKYADPGAFVAPTTAGSDVSSATSSSILALASQNQVTAKVAETNISQIKLGQSVTIRADAYPDKTFTGKVIQVAAQSTVDQNVTNFEVKASLSDPQNILRSGMNVNVDFNVGQLDNALVIPTVAIVRQDNSSGVMVLSDSKEGNRKRPRFRPISTGVTVRNKTVVRSGLSEGEQILLSFPPGSRPQQGMGPRMSPFGGGGGGGGGGLPRRVR; encoded by the coding sequence ATGACGGAAGTGAAGGAAGCATCAGAATTAAACAGCAGTACGCGACCTTGGAAAGAAACTGACTCTCTCAAGAGGCGTGTGAAAATCAGTATACCAAAATGGGCAGTGGCATTGCTGATTTTAGGGCTTCTTGGGGGAGGCGGCTACTTCGGGGTACAGCAATTCATGATGACACAGCGTCAGGAATTTCGCCGTCGCATTCAAACAGCATCTGTTGAACGAACAAATCTTCCTGTCACGATCGCAGCCAACGGCACTGTCAAGCCAGAGCGCTCGATTAACGTCAGCCCGAAAAACTCAGGCGTTCTCAAGCAACTCCTTGTCAAGGAAGGCGATCGCATCCGGCAAGGACAAATTTTAGCATATATGGATGACTCCAACCTGCGAGGGCAACTTACCCAAGCCAAAGGAGAATTAGCAAATGCCCAAGCAAATTTGCGGTTGGTGCTAGCAGGTAACCGGAGTGAAGATATTGCCAAAGCAAGATCTGATGTAATGAAAAACGAAGCCCAACTTCTTCAAGCAAAATCTCGCCTGGACTTGGCAACCTCTCGGGTGAAGCGGTTGCAGGGTCCGGTGTCAGAAGGAGCTGTTGCTCGTGACTCGTTAGACGAAGCTTTAACGGAAGAACGTAATGCCAAAGATAATATAGAACAGGTCAGAGCCAGCTTAGCTGTAGCCAGAGAAGAACTTGCCAAGCAAAAGAATGGTTCTCGTCCGGAGGAAATTGACCAAGCACGCGCTCAAGTCTTATCTGCACAAGGGCGTTTGCAGACAACACAAGAACAAATCAACGATACAATTATTCGCGCTCCCTTCGCTGGAGTCGTCACGCGTAAATATGCTGACCCCGGAGCCTTCGTAGCTCCCACCACAGCAGGAAGTGATGTGTCTTCTGCTACTTCATCTTCTATTCTTGCACTGGCATCGCAAAATCAGGTAACAGCAAAAGTTGCTGAAACTAATATTTCTCAAATCAAATTAGGACAATCGGTCACAATTAGAGCAGACGCTTATCCAGATAAAACGTTTACAGGAAAGGTAATTCAAGTTGCAGCCCAGTCCACAGTGGATCAAAACGTCACAAACTTTGAAGTCAAAGCCTCCCTGAGCGATCCGCAAAACATACTGAGATCTGGGATGAACGTGAATGTAGATTTTAACGTGGGGCAATTAGATAACGCCTTAGTCATTCCCACAGTTGCCATTGTGAGGCAAGACAATTCTAGTGGAGTTATGGTGCTATCTGATTCTAAAGAAGGAAACAGAAAACGACCGCGATTCCGACCAATTTCAACTGGCGTCACAGTGCGCAATAAAACCGTAGTTCGCTCTGGTTTGAGTGAGGGAGAACAAATTTTGTTGAGTTTTCCACCAGGGTCACGTCCCCAGCAGGGAATGGGTCCCAGAATGTCGCCTTTTGGCGGCGGTGGCGGTGGCGGTGGCGGCGGACTGCCAAGGCGCGTGCGTTAG